The Candidatus Dormiibacterota bacterium DNA window GATGATCACCAGCGGGCGCCCGCTCTTGGCGACCTGCTCCAGAAGCGGCAGGAGCTCGCGCATGTTGGAGATCTTCTTTTCGTGGTTCAGGATGTACGGGTTCTCCAGCACGCACTCCATGCGCTCGGCGTCGGTGACGAAGTAGGGGCTGAGGTAGCCGCGATCGAACTGCATCCCCTCGACGATCTCGAGGGAGGTCTCGAGCCCCTTCGCCTCCTCCACCGTGATGACGCCGTCCTTGCCGACCTTGTCCATCGCCTGGGCGATGATCTCGCCGATGGTCTCGTCGTTGTTGGCGGAAATCGTGCCGACCTGGGCGATCGCCTTGCCGCCGACGGGCTTCGAGATCTTCTTGATCTCCTCGATCGCCTTCTCGACGGCCTTCTCGATCCCCCTCTTGAGGTCCATGGGGTTGGCGCCGGCGGTGACCGCCTTGACGCCTTCGCGATAGATCGCCTGCGCCAGGACCGTCGCCGTGGTCGTTCCGTCCCCGGCGACCTCGGACGTCTTGCTCGCGACTTCACGAACGAGCTGGGCGCCCATGTTCTCCCGGGGGTCCTGGAGCTCGATCTCCTTCGCCACGGTGACACCGTCCTTGGTGCTGGTCGGTGCCCCGAACTTCTTCTCGAGGACCACGTTCCGGCCCCGGGGTCCGAGTGTGACCTTCACCGCGCCGGCCAGCTTGTTCACGCCGCGGAGGATCGCCTGACGGCAATCCTCCGAATAGATGATCTCTTTTGCAGACATGGATTCTTCCCCTTTCAGCTGATGATGCCGAGGATATCTTCTTCGCGGACGATCACGTGCTCAACGTCGTCGATCTTGACCTCGGTGCCGGTGTACTTGCCGACAAGGATGCGGTCGCCGGCCTTGACTTCCAGCGCGATCCGCTTGCCGTTGTCGTCAAGACGACCTGCTCCGACGGCCACGACCTTCCCCTCGAGCGGCTTCTCCTTGGCCGTATCGGGGATGATGATGCCGCCCTTCATCTTGTGTTCGGGCTCGACTCTCTTGATCAGGATCCGGTCGCTCAGGGGTCTGACAGTCGTTTTCATCGGGAAGACCTCCGTTTGAGAGTGGGTCGAAGGCCGGGGGATGGTCACGGTCCTCTTGGCACTCGGTGCTGTGGAGTGCCAATCGTACTCGACCAGGCACGCCGATGTCAACGTGGCCGACTTCACGACCTGGCTGCGACGGCGCGGCCGGCTGCTCGCGGAGCGAAGTGCAATGGATCTCTGAGGCTC harbors:
- a CDS encoding co-chaperone GroES encodes the protein MKTTVRPLSDRILIKRVEPEHKMKGGIIIPDTAKEKPLEGKVVAVGAGRLDDNGKRIALEVKAGDRILVGKYTGTEVKIDDVEHVIVREEDILGIIS
- the groEL gene encoding chaperonin GroEL, whose amino-acid sequence is MSAKEIIYSEDCRQAILRGVNKLAGAVKVTLGPRGRNVVLEKKFGAPTSTKDGVTVAKEIELQDPRENMGAQLVREVASKTSEVAGDGTTTATVLAQAIYREGVKAVTAGANPMDLKRGIEKAVEKAIEEIKKISKPVGGKAIAQVGTISANNDETIGEIIAQAMDKVGKDGVITVEEAKGLETSLEIVEGMQFDRGYLSPYFVTDAERMECVLENPYILNHEKKISNMRELLPLLEQVAKSGRPLVIIAEDVEGEALATLVVNKLRGTLQVLAVKAPGFGDRRKAMLEDLAILTGGKCITEDLGIKLENVKIEDLGQAKKITADK